GGTGAAGATGCTGGCCAGGGCAACGCCGGCGAGGGCGGGCAGATAGACGAAGCCGAGGCTCCCGTCCGGCAAGGATGCCGCCGCCAGGCCGTTGATCACGTAGCCGACCGCTCCGGCGACGGCAATGGGGAAGCCGATGGCGGCCGAAGTGCCGACGGCGTTGTGCATCGGCAGATTGCACCAGGTGAGGAAGGGAACGGACAGGCTGCCGCCGCCGATCCCCACCAGACTGGAGACGCCGCCGATGACATTGCCGACGCCGAACATGCCGCCGCTTCCCGGCAGGGTGCGCGACGGTTTCGGTCGGATATTGAGGAGCATCTGCAGGGCCACGTAATAGAGAAAGAGGATGAAAAAGCCCTTGAGAAAATTCGTGGTCAACTGCGCCGCCACCCAGGAGCCGAAGAGGGTCCCGGTCAATATGCCGACCGAGATGGTTCTGACCACCTGCCAGTTGACGGCGCCCCGCGCGTGGTGGGCGCGGAAGCTGGACACCGAGGTGAACATGATGCTGGCCAGGGAGGTGCCGAGGGCGAGGTGGAGAATGTAGGTGTCCGGCAGGTGCTGGGCAGT
This genomic stretch from Desulfuromonadales bacterium harbors:
- a CDS encoding sulfite exporter TauE/SafE family protein gives rise to the protein TAQHLPDTYILHLALGTSLASIMFTSVSSFRAHHARGAVNWQVVRTISVGILTGTLFGSWVAAQLTTNFLKGFFILFLYYVALQMLLNIRPKPSRTLPGSGGMFGVGNVIGGVSSLVGIGGGSLSVPFLTWCNLPMHNAVGTSAAIGFPIAVAGAVGYVINGLAAASLPDGSLGFVYLPALAGVALASIFTAPIGARLAHSLPVSQLKKIFALLLIVMGSKMLLSFF